One genomic segment of Carassius auratus strain Wakin chromosome 29, ASM336829v1, whole genome shotgun sequence includes these proteins:
- the LOC113048367 gene encoding actin cytoskeleton-regulatory complex protein PAN1-like: MKPTKESETLFILNLVPLSSQYSSTSLSPPSSTTFPAGLPSESSPPPPPLPCSKLLRQRKKRTKTSVCSAAPSATSVSPPSLIPTDLSFPQSCPPPAASSISQSLRQEGPCVKKRRKGCRKCSRQKIFLFDKIVGERINEGKAELKVHWLPCTVCGKTWDDTWESTNPNQLSP; the protein is encoded by the exons aTGAAACCCACAAAGGAGTCCGAGACTCTATTTATACTCAACCTTGTTCCTCTGTCTTCCCAATACTCTtcaacctctctctctcctccctcctcTACTACTTTTCCAGCTGGTCTTCCTTCAGAATcttctcctcctccacctccactGCCATGCTCTAAGTTATTGAGACAGaggaagaaaagaacaaaaacctCAGTCTGTTCAGCAGCACCTTCTGCCACCTCTGTCTCTCCTCCGTCTCTTATCCCCACAGATCTCTCCTTTCCACAGTCTTGTCCTCCACCTGCTGCCTCTTCCATCTCCCAGTCCTTGAGGCAGGAGGGGCCATGTGTGAAGAAGAGAAGAAAGG gTTGCCGAAAATGTAGTAGGCAGAAGATCTTCCTGTTTGATAAAATAGTTGGGGAAAGAATAAATGAG ggAAAAGCAGAACTGAAAGTCCACTGGTTGCCTTGTACTGTGTG TGGCAAAACTTGGGATGACACATGGGAGTCTACAAATCCCAACCAGCTTTCACCATGA
- the LOC113048368 gene encoding uncharacterized protein LOC113048368 isoform X2: protein MFNTDQPRGKRRFSTSAPCIVKRTDFHIYVLSEPSQFTPKGSEVLELAHAGLGKRMLSIPDHLKHDEESESGTCLDEDCSVLEQPVPSTIGTDESLSVCPICLASYPADFLPFHASTCGDRMNCAGPSVAASPPRGEELPGPSVPQLSAASTWATEVELQKACELYKEDLLNCYSESPRLSLSLNMFDEEEEQDSAFISFYKQNNVDWAAPFKCKLRGDAAVGDGVNRHVLSMAMQKLKTGFRINLGSAAPTTLFEGEKEHRVPSAAAVLRESNLFEMAGRMIGHSFLHGGSSFSGLSLPVVTLLTGESIDTAASALTLEDCPDIDHRETIGLLKNAELTAEENTKVTELCLSWDLPFPTSTNRVWLFQELLSHAVLHRVKQPIKQIRKGLKQTGIWPLLSDRPDVHPLIFPRESSEELNPQTLIQSISWPQPNVDSDEDEDDTVPLEKISLVTGFLRKFIEEASPDVLRDLMKFWATRSHSQLVTY, encoded by the exons ATGTTTAATACTGATCAGCCAAGAGGAAAACGGCGATTCTCGACCTCTGCCCCTTGCATTGTAAAAAGGACAGACTTCCATATCTATGTCCTTTCGGAACCCAGTCAGTTCACACCAAAGGGCTCAGAAGTGCTAGAACTTGCCCATGCTGGCCTTGGGAAGAGGATGTTAAGCATACCAGACCACTTGAAACATGATGAG gagaGTGAATCTGGGACATGTCTTGATGAAGATTGTTCAGTTCTTGAGCAGCCAGTCCCATCTACCATAGGCACGGATGAATCCTTGTCG gtCTGCCCAATCTGTCTTGCATCGTACCCAGCTGATTTTCTCCCATTTCATGCAAGCACATGTGGTGACAG AATGAACTGTGCTGGACCTAGTGTAGCAGCCAGTCCCCCAAGGGGAGAAGAATTGCCAGGACCCTCAGTTCCACAATTGTCAGCAG CTTCAACCTGGGCCACTGAAGTCGAGCTCCAAAAAGCATGCGAGTTGTACAAAGAAGATTTACTGAACTGTTACTCTGAAAGTCCACGCCTCTCTCTGTCACTCAACATGtttgatgaagaagaagaacagGACAGTGCATTCATCTCATTCTATAAGCAGAATAATGTAGACTGGGCAGCTCCATTCAAGTGCAAGCTGAGAG GAGATGCAGCAGTGGGTGATGGTGTCAACAGACATGTTTTGTCAATGGCCATGCAGAAATTGAAAACTGGATTCAGaataaatttag gCTCTGCTGCTCCTACAACCCTTTTTGAGGGGGAAAAAGAACATCGGGTTCCCTCTGCAGCTGCTGTCCTGCGGGAAAGCAACCTATTTGAAATGGCAGGTCGTATGATTGGCCATTCTTTCCTGCATGGTGGGTCCAGCTTCTCTGGACTCAGTTTGCCTGTGGTGACCCTATTGACTGGTGAGAGCATCGACACTGCAGCATCAGCTCTGACACTGGAAGACTGTCCTGATATTGACCATCGTGAAACAATTGGTTTG CTGAAGAATGCTGAACTTACTGCAGAAGAAAACACCAAAGTGACTGAGCTTTGCCTGTCCTGGGATCTTCCATTTCCAACCTCCACCAATCGTGTCTGGCTGTTCCAGGAATTGCTTTCACATgca GTACTTCATCGTGTTAAACAGCCAATTAAACAAATACGGAAAGGCCTTAAACAAACAGGAATCTGGCCACTTCTTTCAGATAGGCCAGATGTCCACCCCTTAATTTTCCCAAGGGAGTCAAGTGAGGAGCTTAACCCACAG ACCTTGATCCAGAGCATTTCCTGGCCACAACCCAATGTTGACAGCGATGAGGATGAGGACGACACTGTTCCATTGGAGAAAATCAGTCTTGTCACTGGATTTTTGAGAAAATTCATAGAGGAAG CGTCACCAGATGTGCTGCGTGACCTGATGAAGTTTTGGGCAACACGTTCTCACTCCCAACTCGTCACATATTGA
- the LOC113048368 gene encoding uncharacterized protein LOC113048368 isoform X3, giving the protein MPQSKCITCGSQMPLQLLPLHVEGCNGTLTESESGTCLDEDCSVLEQPVPSTIGTDESLSVCPICLASYPADFLPFHASTCGDRMNCAGPSVAASPPRGEELPGPSVPQLSAASTWATEVELQKACELYKEDLLNCYSESPRLSLSLNMFDEEEEQDSAFISFYKQNNVDWAAPFKCKLRGDAAVGDGVNRHVLSMAMQKLKTGFRINLGSAAPTTLFEGEKEHRVPSAAAVLRESNLFEMAGRMIGHSFLHGGSSFSGLSLPVVTLLTGESIDTAASALTLEDCPDIDHRETIGLLKNAELTAEENTKVTELCLSWDLPFPTSTNRVWLFQELLSHAVLHRVKQPIKQIRKGLKQTGIWPLLSDRPDVHPLIFPRESSEELNPQTLIQSISWPQPNVDSDEDEDDTVPLEKISLVTGFLRKFIEEASPDVLRDLMKFWATRSHSQLVTY; this is encoded by the exons ATGCCACAGTCAAAATGCATTACATGTGGCAGTCAGATGCCTTTGCAGCTGTTGCCGTTGCATGTGGAGGGATGCAATGGCACATTGACT gagaGTGAATCTGGGACATGTCTTGATGAAGATTGTTCAGTTCTTGAGCAGCCAGTCCCATCTACCATAGGCACGGATGAATCCTTGTCG gtCTGCCCAATCTGTCTTGCATCGTACCCAGCTGATTTTCTCCCATTTCATGCAAGCACATGTGGTGACAG AATGAACTGTGCTGGACCTAGTGTAGCAGCCAGTCCCCCAAGGGGAGAAGAATTGCCAGGACCCTCAGTTCCACAATTGTCAGCAG CTTCAACCTGGGCCACTGAAGTCGAGCTCCAAAAAGCATGCGAGTTGTACAAAGAAGATTTACTGAACTGTTACTCTGAAAGTCCACGCCTCTCTCTGTCACTCAACATGtttgatgaagaagaagaacagGACAGTGCATTCATCTCATTCTATAAGCAGAATAATGTAGACTGGGCAGCTCCATTCAAGTGCAAGCTGAGAG GAGATGCAGCAGTGGGTGATGGTGTCAACAGACATGTTTTGTCAATGGCCATGCAGAAATTGAAAACTGGATTCAGaataaatttag gCTCTGCTGCTCCTACAACCCTTTTTGAGGGGGAAAAAGAACATCGGGTTCCCTCTGCAGCTGCTGTCCTGCGGGAAAGCAACCTATTTGAAATGGCAGGTCGTATGATTGGCCATTCTTTCCTGCATGGTGGGTCCAGCTTCTCTGGACTCAGTTTGCCTGTGGTGACCCTATTGACTGGTGAGAGCATCGACACTGCAGCATCAGCTCTGACACTGGAAGACTGTCCTGATATTGACCATCGTGAAACAATTGGTTTG CTGAAGAATGCTGAACTTACTGCAGAAGAAAACACCAAAGTGACTGAGCTTTGCCTGTCCTGGGATCTTCCATTTCCAACCTCCACCAATCGTGTCTGGCTGTTCCAGGAATTGCTTTCACATgca GTACTTCATCGTGTTAAACAGCCAATTAAACAAATACGGAAAGGCCTTAAACAAACAGGAATCTGGCCACTTCTTTCAGATAGGCCAGATGTCCACCCCTTAATTTTCCCAAGGGAGTCAAGTGAGGAGCTTAACCCACAG ACCTTGATCCAGAGCATTTCCTGGCCACAACCCAATGTTGACAGCGATGAGGATGAGGACGACACTGTTCCATTGGAGAAAATCAGTCTTGTCACTGGATTTTTGAGAAAATTCATAGAGGAAG CGTCACCAGATGTGCTGCGTGACCTGATGAAGTTTTGGGCAACACGTTCTCACTCCCAACTCGTCACATATTGA